A genomic window from Vanessa atalanta chromosome 7, ilVanAtal1.2, whole genome shotgun sequence includes:
- the LOC125065414 gene encoding centrosomal protein 20: MNENQTISEKELLDAIKNLLRKSGQLNKFQAEMRAKVTEILQQRQMSLNPGFKSLGAPKATDEVLLVNELVKEYLEWNGYLYTASVMTSEAAMPTVKRTRTELCAEVGVKDDERSSTLPLLSNIVAAYTERIKRKINRIKKDSGTVSNAQQIM, from the exons ATGAACGAAAACCAGACAATTTCCGAAAAAGAGCTTCTGGAcgcaataaaaaatcttttgaggAAGAGCGGTCAGCTGAATAAATTTCAAGCGGAG ATGCGAGCAAAAGTTACAGAAATTCTCCAACAGAGACAAATGTCATTAAACCCTGGATTCAAAAGTTTGGGTGCACCAAAGGCGACCGACGAAGTTTTGTTAGTCAATGAGCTTGTTAAGGAATACTTGGAGTGGAATGGGTACCTCTACACCGCCTCCGTGATGACTTCAGAGGCAGCTATGCCGACAGTTAAGAGGACAAGAACGGAACTATGTGCAGAGGTCGGTGTTAAAGATGATGAAAGGTCATCAACATTACCGCTGCTTTCAAATATCGTTGCTGCTTACACTGAAcgaattaaacgtaaaattaatagAATCAAAAAGGACAGTGGAACAGTCTCCAACGCGCAACAGATTATGTAA